The Anaeromyxobacter sp. sequence CAGACCTGCGCCACCGAGCTGGTGGTGAAGGACTACGGCATCAACCTGCCGCTGCCGCTCAACAAGCCGGTCACGGTGACCTTCACGCCGGTCAAGGCCGGGATCGTGAAGTACGCCTGCGCCATGGACATGAGCACCGGCATGCTGCTGGTGCAGTAGCGGCCGCCGCCGGACCAGCGCGTGCTCCCGTCCCCCCCCCCGCCCCCCTGCCCCACCGCCGGCCGCGCCGTGGCCGGGCGCGCCACCCTGGCGGCCCTGGTCGCCGCCGCGTGGCTGGCCGCGCCAGCGTCGGCGCGCGCCGACGAGCACGCCCACCATCACCCGCCCCCTGCCGCGCCGGTGGACGGACCGGACGCCGGGCTGGCCGCCGGCGTCAGCCTCGAGGCCGTGCTCGAGCGGGTCCTTTCCCGCCACCCGGCGCTGCACGAGGCCTCGGCCCGGACCGCCGCCGAGCAGGCCCGCGCGGGCGCCGCCGGGCGGCTGCCGGCGCCCGCGCTGGAGGCCCAGCTCTACCAGGCGCCGCTCGACCGGCCCGCCGAGTGGGGCCGCGCCAACATGCTCATGCTCGGCGTCCGACAGGGCCTCCCGCCGCCGGGCCTGCGCGAGGCCCGCGCCCGCGCGGCCCGGGCGGTGGCCGACGCCGGCCGCGAGGGGGTCGGGGCCCGCCGGCTGGAGCTCGCGGCGCAGGCCCGCAAGGCCTTCGCCGCCTACGCCCACGCCGCCCGGGAGGAGGAGGTCCACCTGCAGCACGTGGACCTCAACCAGCAGATCGTGTCGCTGGCGCGCGGGCGGTTCGAGGCCGGGAGGATGTCGAAGCGCGACCTGCTCCGCACCACCTACGAGCTGGCCCGGCTCCACGCCGACGTGGCCGGGGTGGAGGCGCAGTCGCGCGCCACCCGCGCGCTGCTCAACACCCTGATGGCCCGCGACCCGGACGCGCCCCTTGGACCACCGGTGGCGAGCACGAGCTCGTCCCCGTCCGCGACCGCAGAGCCCCCTCACCCCGGCCCTCTCCCCCATCTGGCCGGGCGAGAGGGAGCGCACAGCGCCGCGACCTCGACCCCACCCCCCGAACCCGGCACCTACGCCCACGCCGCCACCCACGCCCCGCCCCTGGCGGCGCTGGACGAACGGCTCGCCGCCCGCCCGGACCTGGTGGCCGCGGCCCGGCGGGTCGACGAGCGGGAGGCCATGCTGGCGGGCGAGCGCCGGGAGGCGGCCTGGCCGGAGCTCATGGTGGGCGCCACCTACGGCTACATGCCGGTGGACGGCATCCACACCTACACCCTGACCCTCGGCGCCACCCTGCCCTGGCTCTGGGGCGGCCGCGCGCCGCTGGTGGAGGCCGCCGCCCGCGACCTCGAGGCGGAGCGGCGCGCCCTGGAGCTCATGACCCGCGCCGCCCGCTACGAGGTGCGGGAGGCGGCGGCGCGGCTGGCCGCGGCCCGCGAGCAGCACGAGATCCTGGACCGCGAGCTCGAGCCGCAGGCGCGGCGCGACGCCGAGGCGGCCCGGCTGGAGTTCCTCACCGGGCAGGGCGAGGCGGTGGCGGCGCTGGAGGCGCTCCACATGCTCCTCACCGTCCGGGTCGAGCGGAGCCGGGCGCTCCTGCTCGCCGAGGAGGCCGCGGCGGACCTCGACCGCGCC is a genomic window containing:
- a CDS encoding TolC family protein: MLPSPPPPPCPTAGRAVAGRATLAALVAAAWLAAPASARADEHAHHHPPPAAPVDGPDAGLAAGVSLEAVLERVLSRHPALHEASARTAAEQARAGAAGRLPAPALEAQLYQAPLDRPAEWGRANMLMLGVRQGLPPPGLREARARAARAVADAGREGVGARRLELAAQARKAFAAYAHAAREEEVHLQHVDLNQQIVSLARGRFEAGRMSKRDLLRTTYELARLHADVAGVEAQSRATRALLNTLMARDPDAPLGPPVASTSSSPSATAEPPHPGPLPHLAGREGAHSAATSTPPPEPGTYAHAATHAPPLAALDERLAARPDLVAAARRVDEREAMLAGERREAAWPELMVGATYGYMPVDGIHTYTLTLGATLPWLWGGRAPLVEAAARDLEAERRALELMTRAARYEVREAAARLAAAREQHEILDRELEPQARRDAEAARLEFLTGQGEAVAALEALHMLLTVRVERSRALLLAEEAAADLDRAAGLPPLPSPGARP